The Fusarium falciforme chromosome 4, complete sequence genomic interval CGTGTGCAACACGCACTACCTACAAAAGGCCTTCAGTCGCCTCGGTTCCACCTACGGCTATAAGTTTAGCGTCCCACCTTCTTTCCATGGCCTCGACGTGTTCTTCACCTTTTTCAACGGACCGAGCGAAGTTGTTCCCGCTTCTGCAGGCCCTCTTGCTTTGATGCTTCAGCGATATCTCGTATCCTTTGCCCTCACTGGTAAGCCTAACGCTCAGCCCGAGCTTGACATGCCAGTGTACGGCCCAAAGAGTCAGTTGCTTCAGTTCACTGACAGTGGCCTTGATATTATCCCGGACCCCAGCAACAACGACAGATGTGAGTGGTGGCAAAAGGCGCTGTACTTCTAAGGGTTCCTTTCATGCCCAGGACGAGGGATTCCGATTCTCTTTCGATGATTTGTCGGTAATTGTAATTCCTGAAACGTTGGATGTGGTGGGTGTGCTTGATGATACAGTGTTGCATAGCCCCCAAGTTACACATTCCCCTTCTTGTCGGTTACCTTACAGACTCTGGGTCTAAGACTCATATGATTACTGGTTTTTGGGGTAGTAGTTCCCATCCTCATTGCCCTTTCTGTAGACAGCATGTATTATTTATTCATCCAATAATCCTACCACTAGTTACCTGCCACAAGAGCCCGGCTCCCTGGGGACGAAGAATGAGAACCCCCAATCGCTGTGTCAACATGGATCTTCAGCCTAGTAGGCGAATAGTCTAACGATTGGGTAGAGCATCATTGTTAAGGCTTAAGGTACCCAATGCCATTGAGGCCCTGAGAGGGCGTGTTCTCTTTTGGTACATGTTCTAACCTCCTTGACAGTCAGCAAATCAAAGGCAAGCGCCTCTGGGGGCTGAGTGTGTCAACCTTGCGGGGCTTTGCTGCAGGTCTTGGGAAAAGTACAATCAATGTCACAACCAGGCTGAGCCAACACACTGATGAGTAAACGGAGCCCGACCTGATTTCGCCCTCCCCGAATTCATTCAACCCGCCCTCTTGACGCCCCCACGACTTCTCTGGGCAAGCCTACTTGTTGCTACGAACCGCCCAGTCAAGGGGTCGATTGCGACCGTCATGGACCCCCTGAGCACCGGTGCAAGCGTCGTCACCTTTCTCGGGCTCGCCTTTTCGGTTACCAAGACCGTTCACGATGCCCTTTCTACCATACAGGATGGGCCGCAAGTCATTCAGCATCTCAGGGAAGAGTTTTCGCAGCTGAGAGGTATCCTGGAGCGATTGTCACAAATATCGATGAGCGCGATCGACGCAGCAGAGCTTGATGGCTTAGCAAGAAAATGCAATGATGACGTGGCCGGCTTCGAAATGAGGCTGCGTCGGCTCGATACTTCTGGGGCTGATGGCCGCAGAGGCAGGCTCTGGCGGAAGCTGAAGTTGTGCTTCACGGAGAGGGACTTGGAACAGATGCGACACGCCGTTCGAGGCCACGTCCAATTGCTCACCATCCGGTTGAATCTTTTACAGGTTCAGCAGGGCTCTTTTTCAGCGGCACAGTCAACCGAAATTCTCAATCTTCTCCAGAAACTGAGAGAAGATGTGGCTACCCTTCACCAAGTTAATCCCGCCCAGACCGCTGCCGGCGACCCAACGGCTCCAGGAATAGTCGAGTTGGACATGGCAGAGGACGTCCGTTGTGCCGACTCGGACCTTGCCGACAGCATTACGCGACTGATGCATCtgttggagaagaagccatgcGTCGTTGACTCGGACGACGCAGAAGAGCTCGTGGGTGACGTAGAGCGCCTTTTACACTCtgttcaagatgaagcaTCGACAGGAATGGCTTCAGGGCTAGCTTTTGGTTCCAACGTTTCTCACAATGACGGAATCTCAAAAGACTTGAAACTGATGAGAAGCGTGATATTGTCCGCTCCATCAATCAACGTCAACCGAAATGGTATTTCCCCTCAATTTGGTACAAATCTTGGAGCGTACTAATGAGCAATAGGTCCGCTGGGTTTAGTTAAGGCTATGTCACGAGGAACCATAATTCACCATGAACGGAAGCGGAAGATCATCGACATTGGTGACGGAGTTGTGACACTGACTTCTACTGAACGGCGATGCAGACACCCTGGGGATTCCATGAGCCGCCAAACTCGTCACAGAAGAGATTTTGCGGCCAAACTTGTCTTCGAACCCAAGAACACAAACAGGATGCTCACGATTTCCGTCAATCAAGGACAAGTGGTATATGACAGCTTCACCAGTATTCTTCCGCAAATAACAGTCAACAGCATCCTCCCCCCAGAGTCACTGGTGTTTCGTATCGCCGCGAGTGGGTCGATTCAAGAGCTGGTGTCTCTGGTGGCCGATGGCAAAGCCAGCCTCCATGACCATGACACGTACGGTCAGTCGTTATTGCACGTGAGTAACCCTGTACCCCCATGGGGGAACCCTTTCAGCATCATTCGGCTTGAATTAAAATATGCCATTAAGTATTCGATAATCAACTTCCCGATGTGCAAGTTCCTTATCGAGCAGGGGCTAGATGTAAACGAACACTCTGCACACGGCGGGTATGTTCTTCAGAGTATCTTGGTCGGTTTTTTATTGAATATTAACCAAGTTCTCAACTAGAACGCCCCTATACGCGGCAAGCCTTGCCCCGGAGATGTTTCGAGCGTTGCTGGGCGCTGGAGCAGACCCAACTATCGAGGGAGATACTAGATTCGGGAGTGTTCTCTGGAGGACCAGCCTCAGAAGGGATTCAACCGTAAGGAGAGTCTCAATAAGTCTACCGTAATTGGGCTAATAGGAAACACTTATAGGCTGAGGTTCTACTCCGAGAAATGTACACAATCAGCCCCTATGTCCAATACGCGGACCGAGAGACACTGGATGACAACCTATTCCTTAACTGCTGCAGGATACTTTTCAGATCCAACTTCGCTGATGCCCAAGTACAAACTACTTTTCAGAAACTGTCAATTCTTCTCGACCATGGCTATAGTATCAATACCAGGTGGGAAGACGGCACAAATTGCTTAAGCCAGGCCTTTCTGTCCTTCAAGAGTCGGGGATGCTTTGAGAAACGGGCATATGTTCAAGCTCGCAAGGCCGTCTTGACATATCTGGTGAATCGCAGAGCGGATATCAACTCGACCGACAACAAAGGGAGGTGTGTTTCCGACTTTGCGTACAGCCGAGTCTTCTGCACGCCATGTTCCGAATCCTTCGTACCCTATATGGGAGATCTTTGGGACTCTGTTTTGGATGAGTGCGGCTATGAAATATTGCAATTTAGAAGGCTTCGCCCCCGGCGAGCAAGGTACACGGGCATATATACTCGCCAAGCATTCGAGCAGCTCTGGGAGGGCAAGGAACATCGATGCCCTTACTGGAATGACGCGCCATGGCCGGAATTCTCACCTGAAGACGTTCCAGTCCCAAAAACTTGGGCTTTCTTGGACCAGAATGGGAAAGTGTGTGAGCAGTGTCAATTCTGCTTCGAGAGTCACTTTGAACAAAGAGGATTCACATGTGGGAAATGTGGATTTTGCACCTCGGTTCTTGGCTGCCAGTGCGCTCAGGGCGGTGATAATCGACACAGAATGAACTGCTTACGGCCACTCCGACGAGAAATTCGATGGGATCAGGGGCAAAATCGATATTTCTACCTTGATGACGATCGTTCAGCGCACGGTGTATTAGATGACAACGC includes:
- a CDS encoding Helo-like-N domain-containing protein; protein product: MDPLSTGASVVTFLGLAFSVTKTVHDALSTIQDGPQVIQHLREEFSQLRGILERLSQISMSAIDAAELDGLARKCNDDVAGFEMRLRRLDTSGADGRRGRLWRKLKLCFTERDLEQMRHAVRGHVQLLTIRLNLLQVQQGSFSAAQSTEILNLLQKLREDVATLHQVNPAQTAAGDPTAPGIVELDMAEDVRCADSDLADSITRLMHLLEKKPCVVDSDDAEELVGDVERLLHSVQDEASTGMASGLAFGSNVSHNDGISKDLKLMRSVILSAPSINVNRNGISPQFGTNLGAY